One window of Serinus canaria isolate serCan28SL12 chromosome 3, serCan2020, whole genome shotgun sequence genomic DNA carries:
- the LRP11 gene encoding LOW QUALITY PROTEIN: low-density lipoprotein receptor-related protein 11 (The sequence of the model RefSeq protein was modified relative to this genomic sequence to represent the inferred CDS: substituted 1 base at 1 genomic stop codon), giving the protein MAALVLVLLAALGGRAVLPGGRCAAPLADLRSQISGVETLLEEFRRQLQQEEPGPPATAGGGGGGGERCGGSGGFSARPDSIIRTKDSIAAGATFLRAPGAVSGWRQCLDACCAEPRCTLAVVQGPARPRGTAAEPGCYLFNCTHRGRPVCRFAPHRGYSSYSRRTAGVAPPPTEEEFDEPPQCRAGQDIVLQSPVDWMLLDGRESSDDHGIVHYEWTLLQGDSSVEMXVPQPGTLKLSHIQEGGYVFQLTVTDTAGQRSSDNVSVTVLPMVHSAAACVGVCSRYQFICDDGCCIDITFACDGVRQCPDGSDETFCQNLSSGRKTVTHAALGTTQQRTAGLTENTEEDSAVNTLKATARNQPLLSVDADMSNQSLSQGPKKQISGFVPDNSSSGKRTDDKNGDGIMMPKRDQLGGGRPVPETGAVLPLALGLAITALLLLMVACRLRLVKQKLKKARPITSEESDYLINGMYL; this is encoded by the exons ATGGCTGcgctggtgctggtgctgctggcgGCGCTGGGCGGGAGGGCCGTGCTGCCGGGCGGGCGCTGCGCGGCGCCGCTGGCCGACCTGCGCTCGCAGATCTCGGGCGTGGAGACGCTGCTGGAGGAGTTCCGccggcagctgcagcaggaggagccgGGTCCGCCGGCGACGGCGGGCGGcggagggggcggcggggagcggTGCGGCGGAAGCGGCGGCTTCTCCGCCAGGCCCGACTCCATCATCCGCACCAAGGACTCCATCGCGGCCGGCGCCACCTTCCTGCGGGCGCCCGGCGCCGTGTCGGGCTGGCGGCAGTGCCTGGACGCCTGCTGCGCCGAGCCGCGCTGCACGCTGGCCGTGGTGCAGgggcccgcccgcccgcggggCACGGCGGCCGAGCCGGGCTGCTACCTCTTCAACTGCACGCACCGCGGCCGGCCCGTCTGCCGCTTTGCCCCGCACCGCGGCTACAGCTCCTACAGCCGCCGGACCGCCGGCGTCGCCCCTCCGCCCACGG AAGAAGAATTTGATGAGCCTCCCCAGTGTCGGGCGGGCCAGGACATTGTGCTGCAGTCACCTGTGGACTGGATGTTGTTGGATGGCCGGGAGAGTTCCGATGACCATGGAATTGTGCACTATGAGTGGACACTGCTGCAGGGTGACTCATCGGTTGAAATGTAG GTACCACAGCCAGGAACACTGAAACTGTCCCACATTCAGGAGGGCGGGTATGTTTTCCAGCTAACCGTGACAGACACTGCAGGTCAGAGGAGCTCTGACAACGTCTCTGTGACCGTTCTGCCCATGGTTCATTCTGCAGCAG CCTGTGTTGGGGTTTGCTCTCGCTACCAGTTTATCTGTGATGATGGCTGCTGCATTGACATCACGTTTGCGTGTGATGGTGTGAGACAGTGTCCTGATGGATCAGACGAGACCTTCTGCCAGAATC TCAGCTCAGGTCGGAAGACGGTAACACACGCAGCTCTTGGCACTACCCAACAAAGGACTGCAGGACTgactgaaaacacagaggaagaCTCTGCAGTGAACACCCTGAAAGCCACTGCCAGAAATCAACCACTTCTCTCAGTGGATGCAGACATGTCTAACCAATCGCTTTCTCAGGGaccaaagaaacaaatcagTGGATTTGTGCCAG ATAACAGTTCCTCAGGGAAAAGAACAGATGATAAAAATGGGGATGGCATAATGATGCCAAAGAGAGATCAGCTTGGAGGTGGTCGTCCAGTCCCAGAAACAG GTGCTGTGTTACCCTTAGCCTTAGGCTTGGCAAtcactgctttgctgctgcttatGGTTGCTTGCAGACTGCGCTTAGTGAAACAGAAGCTCAAAAAAGCTCGGCCCATTACATCTGAAGAGTCCGATTACCTCATCAATGGGATGTATCTCTAA